The following proteins are encoded in a genomic region of Xanthomonas citri pv. mangiferaeindicae:
- a CDS encoding DEAD/DEAH box helicase, protein MDNVFQFRDQLIERYGSFSRSFVRIAAPDIQAEVECQYAQGRYWPEPLVQINPNYRRQGTVQNLAAQGVLHATCAEIFQVGKSAGPPEPLHLYTHQMEALAKGQERQSYVVTTGTGSGKSLSFFIPIIDRILKAKQSDGKARTRAIVIYPMNALANSQLEELDKFLHGYAPELRPFTVKRYTGQESKAERSAIADYPPDILLTNFMMLEYILTRFDEVDRRVVEHCEGLEFLVLDELHTYRGRQGADVALLVRRLRERLKAKQLVCIGTSATMSSTGSQADRNRVVADVASKLFGTQISEHDVIGETLERVTNPLKDVNAIRTELPAAIMRKQDIWADFDAFRNDPLSIWVELNLGIELPADEPPRRARPMMLEEASRRLAEDAGCQPEAARTALQRFLVAAHDVRTPQGRPPFAFKLHQFISGPGKVLTTLEARGKRHVTLDAQRFAPGRQQENVLLYPTHFCRDCGQEYLPVWHAQQPVSFSSREIDDIAAEDDASYGFLCPLVPGQQYGGLLEDLPEIWIDLSRSEPKIKPAYKNAVPYMVTVDAKGQTGSGTEFWFIPGKFRFCLNCGTTHEAHGKDANRLSSLSGEGRSSATTMIALAALQQLFELSELAPGQPDPRKLLGFTDNRQDAALQAGHFNDFIFLLTLRAGLIGALQGSGSQLDEEHLAESVFKALGFQRVDEATLVEYLRTPKLMGLARQEAQRTLRFIIAYRLLRDLRRGWRFNNPNLDQLGLLQIRYRDLDAFCADASIFAANSTLTKLTAVQRTVLFELLFDALRRHLCLESRYLDPVEQDKARTSAHTYLNERWAFAPDEKLDTGRYLILGKRPEYKGKPRTDLVTGGPRSRLLRQIKTAAFWRNSACASEVAQWKDVEWAKLTEALLESAKDYGYVQRQPIDAQLAGWRLNAAALDWCLIADQPQTDSNRINQYFRTLYLGIADLLRQPSHPLFDFEAQEHTAQVDAPRRQLLEQRFRYTEKDRQDWAQNPAHEAPLERLPVMFCSPTMELGVDISALNTVYLRNVPPTPANYAQRSGRAGRSGQQALVITYCAALSPHDQWFFHNAEQMVHGVVRAPTLDLSNRDLIDSHLQAVWLASTQVPLDDSIAPMLDLDQPGKPLKQPLHEALRAQAVQQRALASADRVINQLEGELEGSAWFTPDYVRQVIDNAAQAFSGALERWRVLFDATRQQMDMADRIVKSHTASHMERQNAQRRYGDAARQYAVLLKSGNGQNNDFYTYRYLASQGFLPGYNFPRLPLMAWIPARGGQAVNGKDDEGSMVSRPRFLALSEFGPRSLIYHQGRMYRVVRAKLNVGNTDHISGNSQLATIASLVCSQCGYGHLGEPGGEQPLVNRCENCDALLTEHDWVRELYRIETVETVATERISINDEERQRQGFELQTTYRFLPGPDGRIQQQKATIQQGEDVLGELTYAPAAQIWRINRGWRRRKDKEQLGFYINPITGTWSKQDAPDAEDDQGGDDALLEKVPNQRIVPFVEDHRNLLIFAPVHALSLEAMATLQAALKRGIEMTFQIEESELVVEPLPKSDERRALLFYEAAEGGAGVLTRLANNRDDLALVASNALQLIHYRKPQSSIWTLDDLPSLEQTDALGNHQCEAGCYQCLLSYFNQPDHEHINRRNADALKLLVALANARVQPVGCSAPPVAATILADEPLDAWLSALSQAGAVQPDAVNVSVNNGVATAAAQYKASRALVFLSAVDDQTTSVLQDKGWQVLDFSDASRWPQQFAAHADVFGSKE, encoded by the coding sequence ATGGATAACGTTTTCCAATTCCGCGACCAGCTCATCGAACGATACGGAAGCTTTTCCCGCAGCTTCGTTCGCATCGCTGCGCCAGATATCCAGGCCGAGGTCGAGTGCCAATATGCGCAAGGCCGCTACTGGCCTGAACCGCTGGTGCAGATTAACCCGAATTACCGACGCCAGGGCACGGTGCAGAACTTGGCGGCGCAGGGAGTATTGCACGCTACCTGCGCAGAGATCTTCCAGGTCGGGAAGTCTGCAGGTCCGCCAGAACCCCTGCATCTTTACACGCACCAGATGGAAGCCTTGGCCAAAGGCCAGGAACGCCAAAGCTATGTGGTCACGACCGGAACGGGGTCGGGGAAGTCCCTGTCCTTTTTCATCCCGATCATCGACCGCATTCTCAAGGCCAAGCAATCTGATGGCAAAGCACGTACCAGGGCCATTGTCATCTATCCGATGAATGCCCTGGCCAACAGCCAGCTGGAAGAACTCGACAAGTTTCTGCATGGCTATGCGCCAGAGCTTCGTCCCTTCACCGTCAAGCGCTACACCGGCCAGGAAAGCAAGGCGGAACGCAGCGCCATTGCGGATTACCCGCCCGATATCCTGCTCACTAACTTCATGATGCTGGAGTACATCCTCACGCGCTTCGACGAAGTGGATCGGCGTGTGGTGGAACACTGCGAGGGACTTGAGTTCCTGGTGCTGGATGAGTTGCATACCTATCGTGGCCGTCAAGGGGCGGACGTTGCCTTGTTAGTGCGGCGCCTGCGAGAGCGCTTGAAAGCCAAGCAACTGGTCTGCATCGGCACGTCGGCCACCATGTCAAGCACAGGTAGCCAAGCCGATCGCAACCGCGTGGTGGCCGATGTGGCTAGCAAACTTTTTGGCACCCAGATCAGCGAGCATGACGTCATCGGCGAGACCTTGGAGCGCGTCACCAACCCGCTCAAGGACGTCAACGCCATCCGCACAGAACTACCGGCGGCCATTATGCGAAAGCAGGATATCTGGGCTGACTTCGACGCCTTTCGCAATGATCCGTTATCCATCTGGGTGGAGTTGAACCTGGGTATCGAACTACCTGCCGACGAGCCTCCCAGGCGGGCGAGACCCATGATGTTGGAAGAGGCCAGCCGCCGTCTCGCCGAAGACGCCGGTTGCCAGCCTGAAGCGGCTCGCACCGCCCTGCAGCGCTTTCTAGTGGCTGCCCATGATGTGCGCACGCCCCAGGGCAGGCCGCCTTTCGCGTTCAAGCTGCACCAGTTCATCAGCGGTCCCGGCAAGGTGCTCACCACCCTGGAAGCGCGCGGCAAGCGCCATGTCACGCTGGATGCCCAGCGTTTCGCACCGGGTCGCCAGCAAGAAAATGTGCTGCTTTACCCCACGCACTTCTGCCGCGATTGCGGCCAGGAATACCTACCTGTCTGGCACGCACAGCAACCGGTCAGCTTCAGCTCACGTGAAATCGACGATATCGCAGCAGAAGACGACGCCAGCTATGGCTTCCTGTGTCCTCTGGTGCCCGGGCAGCAATACGGTGGCCTGCTCGAAGACCTGCCGGAAATCTGGATCGACCTCAGCCGTAGCGAACCTAAAATCAAGCCAGCCTACAAGAATGCCGTTCCCTATATGGTCACGGTCGATGCCAAAGGGCAAACGGGCTCGGGGACGGAGTTCTGGTTCATTCCGGGAAAGTTCCGCTTCTGCCTGAACTGCGGCACGACACACGAAGCCCACGGCAAGGATGCCAACCGCCTCTCCAGCCTGTCCGGCGAAGGCCGCTCTTCGGCCACTACCATGATTGCCCTAGCGGCCTTGCAGCAATTGTTCGAACTTTCCGAACTTGCGCCAGGGCAGCCTGACCCACGCAAGTTGCTTGGGTTTACTGACAACCGCCAGGATGCCGCTCTGCAGGCGGGACATTTCAACGACTTCATTTTCCTGCTGACGCTGCGTGCCGGCTTGATCGGCGCACTACAGGGCAGCGGCAGCCAACTCGATGAGGAGCACCTGGCCGAAAGCGTCTTCAAGGCCCTCGGCTTTCAAAGGGTCGATGAAGCGACCTTGGTGGAGTATCTGCGCACCCCCAAGCTCATGGGACTGGCCCGACAAGAAGCGCAACGCACATTGCGCTTCATCATTGCCTACCGGCTACTGCGTGATCTGCGGCGTGGCTGGCGCTTCAATAATCCGAATCTGGATCAACTCGGCCTGTTGCAGATTCGGTATCGAGACCTAGATGCCTTTTGCGCTGACGCCAGCATCTTTGCTGCAAACAGCACCTTGACCAAATTGACGGCAGTGCAGCGTACAGTTTTGTTCGAACTACTGTTCGACGCTTTGCGGCGCCATCTGTGCCTGGAAAGTCGTTACCTCGACCCGGTCGAGCAGGATAAGGCACGCACCAGCGCCCACACCTACCTGAATGAGCGTTGGGCCTTCGCCCCCGACGAGAAACTCGATACCGGCCGCTATCTCATCCTCGGCAAGCGCCCGGAATACAAGGGCAAGCCGCGCACCGACCTGGTGACAGGTGGTCCACGCTCTCGTCTGCTACGGCAAATAAAGACGGCCGCCTTCTGGCGCAACAGCGCCTGCGCCAGCGAGGTCGCGCAGTGGAAAGATGTCGAGTGGGCTAAGCTGACGGAAGCGCTGCTGGAGTCCGCCAAGGACTATGGCTATGTGCAGCGCCAACCTATCGACGCCCAGCTCGCAGGCTGGCGCCTGAACGCGGCTGCCCTGGACTGGTGCTTGATTGCCGATCAGCCGCAAACTGATAGCAATCGAATCAACCAGTATTTCCGCACCCTGTATCTCGGCATTGCTGACCTGCTGCGTCAGCCCTCGCATCCGCTGTTCGACTTCGAGGCCCAGGAACACACAGCCCAGGTGGATGCGCCACGTCGGCAGCTGCTGGAGCAGCGTTTTCGCTACACCGAAAAAGACAGGCAGGATTGGGCGCAGAACCCGGCCCACGAAGCACCGTTGGAGCGGCTGCCGGTGATGTTCTGCTCCCCCACGATGGAGCTGGGCGTGGATATCTCCGCGCTCAACACCGTGTACCTGCGTAATGTGCCGCCGACCCCCGCCAACTACGCCCAGCGCAGCGGCCGTGCCGGTCGCTCGGGTCAGCAGGCGCTGGTCATCACCTATTGCGCGGCGCTCAGTCCGCATGACCAGTGGTTCTTCCACAATGCTGAACAAATGGTGCATGGCGTCGTGCGCGCGCCAACCCTCGATCTGAGCAACCGTGATCTCATCGACAGCCACCTGCAAGCGGTCTGGCTTGCCAGTACCCAGGTGCCGCTGGACGACAGCATTGCGCCGATGCTGGATCTCGACCAGCCCGGTAAACCACTGAAACAGCCCTTACACGAAGCACTGCGGGCGCAGGCTGTCCAGCAGCGGGCCTTGGCCAGTGCCGACCGGGTCATCAACCAGCTTGAGGGCGAGCTTGAAGGCAGCGCCTGGTTCACGCCTGACTATGTGCGCCAGGTCATCGACAACGCGGCGCAGGCGTTCTCTGGGGCGCTGGAGCGCTGGCGTGTGCTGTTCGACGCTACCCGCCAGCAGATGGATATGGCCGATCGCATCGTCAAGAGCCATACCGCCTCGCATATGGAGCGCCAAAATGCCCAGCGCCGCTACGGCGACGCCGCGCGCCAGTACGCCGTATTGCTCAAGTCCGGCAACGGCCAGAACAATGACTTCTATACCTATCGCTACTTAGCCAGCCAAGGTTTTTTGCCAGGCTACAACTTCCCGCGCCTGCCGCTGATGGCCTGGATTCCCGCCCGTGGCGGCCAGGCCGTCAATGGCAAGGATGACGAAGGCAGCATGGTCAGCCGGCCGCGCTTCCTGGCCCTGTCCGAATTCGGCCCCCGTAGCCTCATTTATCACCAGGGTCGCATGTACCGCGTGGTGCGTGCCAAACTCAACGTAGGCAATACAGACCACATTTCCGGCAACAGCCAGTTAGCCACCATTGCCTCGTTGGTGTGCAGCCAATGCGGTTACGGCCATCTCGGCGAGCCCGGCGGCGAACAACCGCTGGTCAATCGCTGCGAGAACTGCGACGCCTTGCTTACCGAGCACGATTGGGTGCGCGAGCTCTACCGCATCGAAACCGTGGAGACCGTGGCCACCGAGCGCATCTCCATCAACGACGAGGAGCGCCAGCGTCAGGGCTTCGAGCTGCAAACCACCTACCGCTTTCTGCCCGGCCCCGATGGCCGTATCCAGCAGCAGAAGGCCACGATCCAACAAGGCGAGGACGTGCTAGGCGAGCTCACCTACGCGCCCGCTGCGCAAATCTGGCGCATTAATCGCGGCTGGCGCAGGCGCAAAGACAAGGAGCAACTGGGCTTCTACATCAATCCCATCACGGGCACCTGGAGCAAACAGGACGCACCGGATGCGGAAGACGACCAAGGCGGCGACGATGCTTTGCTGGAGAAGGTGCCCAACCAGCGCATCGTTCCTTTTGTGGAAGATCATCGCAATCTGCTGATCTTCGCTCCCGTACATGCCCTGTCGCTGGAGGCCATGGCCACTTTGCAGGCCGCGCTCAAGCGCGGCATCGAAATGACTTTCCAGATCGAGGAATCCGAACTGGTGGTCGAGCCACTGCCGAAGTCCGACGAGCGCCGCGCCTTGCTGTTCTACGAAGCGGCGGAAGGCGGTGCGGGTGTGCTCACTCGCCTGGCAAACAATCGCGACGACCTTGCACTCGTAGCCAGCAATGCCCTGCAACTGATTCACTATCGCAAACCGCAGAGCAGCATTTGGACGCTGGACGATCTGCCGTCACTGGAACAGACCGATGCACTTGGCAATCATCAGTGCGAAGCCGGCTGCTATCAGTGCCTGCTGTCCTACTTCAACCAGCCGGATCACGAACACATCAACCGCCGCAATGCGGATGCGCTCAAGCTGCTGGTCGCGCTGGCCAATGCTCGGGTACAGCCTGTGGGATGCAGCGCGCCCCCCGTTGCAGCGACGATCTTGGCAGACGAGCCCCTCGACGCCTGGCTGTCCGCGCTCAGCCAGGCAGGGGCCGTGCAACCTGATGCGGTCAACGTGTCCGTCAACAATGGCGTAGCCACTGCGGCGGCCCAGTACAAGGCATCTCGTGCTTTGGTGTTTCTGTCCGCTGTGGATGATCAGACCACCAGCGTACTGCAGGACAAAGGCTGGCAGGTGCTGGATTTCTCGGACGCTTCACGCTGGCCACAACAATTCGCCGCGCACGCCGATGTGTTCGGTTCCAAGGAATAA
- a CDS encoding glutamine-hydrolyzing GMP synthase gives MTDLHSDKILILDFGAQYTQLIARRIRELGVYCEIWAWDHDPEQIAAFAPKGIILSGGPESTTEHGSPRAPQQVFDSGLPLLGICYGMQTMAKQLGGETEAADAREYGHAEVAIVAQDRLFEGLSDHAGSQRLDVWMSHGDHVSEAPPEFTVTASTDRVPVAAFAHEAKRWYGVQFHPEVTHTKQGQALLRRFVVDICGCATLWTAANIIDDQIARVRETVGQDEVILGLSGGVDSSVVAALLHKAIGDQLTCVFVDTGLLRFQEGDQVMATFADASSAHGLGIRVIRIDARERYFKALAGVSDPEAKRKIIGNLFVEIFDEESGKLSNAKWLAQGTIYPDVIESAGSKTGKAHVIKSHHNVGGLPEHMKLGLVEPLRELFKDEVRRLGVELGLPREMVYRHPFPGPGLGVRILGEVKAEYAEILARADHIFIEELRKADLYDKTSQAFAVFLPVKSVGVVGDARAYEWVISLRAVETIDFMTAHWAHLPYDFLGRVSNRIINEVRGVSRVVYDISGKPPATIEWE, from the coding sequence ATGACCGACCTGCACAGCGACAAGATCCTGATCCTCGACTTCGGCGCGCAGTACACGCAGCTGATCGCCCGCCGCATCCGCGAGCTGGGCGTGTACTGTGAGATCTGGGCCTGGGACCACGATCCGGAGCAGATCGCCGCGTTCGCGCCCAAGGGCATCATCCTCTCCGGCGGGCCCGAATCGACGACTGAGCACGGATCGCCGCGCGCGCCGCAGCAGGTGTTCGACAGCGGCCTGCCGCTGCTGGGCATCTGCTACGGCATGCAGACGATGGCCAAGCAGCTGGGCGGGGAGACCGAAGCTGCCGACGCGCGCGAGTACGGCCATGCCGAAGTCGCCATCGTCGCCCAGGACCGCCTGTTCGAAGGCCTGAGCGACCACGCAGGCAGCCAGCGCCTGGACGTGTGGATGAGCCACGGCGACCACGTGTCCGAGGCGCCGCCGGAGTTCACCGTCACCGCCAGTACCGACCGCGTGCCCGTGGCCGCGTTCGCCCATGAGGCCAAGCGCTGGTATGGCGTGCAGTTCCACCCCGAAGTCACCCACACCAAGCAGGGCCAGGCGCTGCTGCGCCGCTTCGTGGTCGACATCTGCGGCTGCGCCACGCTGTGGACCGCGGCCAACATCATCGACGACCAGATCGCGCGCGTGCGCGAGACCGTGGGCCAGGACGAAGTGATCCTGGGCCTGTCCGGCGGCGTGGACTCATCCGTCGTCGCCGCACTGCTGCACAAGGCCATCGGCGACCAACTGACCTGCGTGTTCGTCGACACCGGCCTGCTGCGCTTCCAAGAAGGCGACCAGGTGATGGCGACCTTCGCCGATGCCTCCAGCGCGCATGGCCTTGGCATCCGCGTCATCCGTATCGACGCGCGCGAACGCTACTTCAAGGCGCTGGCCGGCGTCAGCGACCCCGAAGCCAAGCGCAAGATCATCGGCAACCTGTTCGTCGAGATCTTTGACGAAGAGTCCGGCAAGCTCAGCAACGCCAAGTGGCTGGCGCAGGGCACCATCTACCCCGACGTGATCGAATCGGCCGGCAGCAAGACCGGCAAGGCGCACGTCATCAAGAGCCACCACAACGTGGGCGGCCTGCCCGAGCACATGAAGCTGGGCTTGGTCGAACCGCTGCGCGAACTGTTCAAGGATGAAGTGCGGCGCCTGGGCGTGGAACTGGGCCTGCCGCGCGAGATGGTCTACCGCCACCCGTTCCCGGGCCCCGGCCTGGGCGTGCGCATCCTGGGCGAAGTGAAGGCCGAATACGCCGAGATCCTGGCCCGCGCCGACCACATCTTCATCGAAGAACTGCGCAAGGCCGATCTCTACGACAAGACCAGCCAGGCCTTCGCGGTGTTCCTGCCGGTCAAGTCCGTCGGCGTCGTCGGCGATGCCCGCGCCTACGAGTGGGTGATCTCGCTGCGGGCAGTCGAGACCATCGACTTCATGACCGCCCACTGGGCGCACCTGCCGTACGACTTCCTGGGCCGGGTCTCCAACCGGATCATCAATGAGGTGCGTGGGGTGTCGCGGGTGGTGTACGACATCAGCGGGAAGCCGCCGGCGACGATTGAGTGGGAGTGA